The following is a genomic window from Shewanella avicenniae.
GCATTCAATCCAAGTTTTACAGCACAATTCCTTATAATTGATCGATAGTATGAGTAGCTGATTGGTTGCTCTTTGTGGCGGCCACTCGGAAATAAAAAACTGCTTGCCTCTAGGGATGCTGAAAAGATCCATCGGCTAATGCTTTGTTGCGTTCTCGGCGTAATTTCATAGTGTACGTCGGTGCCCGTTTTCTGCTGAATGCATTGAACCCTTTCATAGATAACTCCTTGCGAAGAAACATCGTATACGTGTAGCCTTAGCAAATCACTCGCTCTTAACTTGCTATCAATAGCTAGGTTCAGTAGCGCAAGCTGCATGAGGTTGTTTTCAATCTCCAATCTAGTTCTGATTCGCCAGATTTCTTCAAGCTTAAATGGCCTTTTGCTGCCACTACATTTTCCAGAAGATAACTTTCTCATGATGACCTCCTCTCAATGTTGTTGGTCAACATGAAGTTTGGCAGTCACATTTAGTTGGGGTCAGGAGCAACTGAAACTTCGGTGGACAAAAGCGTGTTAGGTCGTCGGCTTTATTAGGTGAATTTCAGATAAACATTTCTATGGGTTAACGCCAAGCAAACCAGCACGTTGCTTGCTGCCTCAGCGAACTGATAACTTTAAACCACAAGTGCCCAACACTATTAGTGTCTGCTGATGAGTATTGTTCATGACTACTTCAGACCCGTGGTATGCCTTTCCACTATTGAATTTAGCCATTGCGTTTCTCCTGCTACCCGGTTAGGAATTCTCTATTACCACTTGTAATTATATTTTCTTTTAAAACTTTCTTGGAATATCAATGACTTAAATGGTTGCAATTCCTCAGAATCTTCAGCGTATTGATTTATATCTTCCATCAAAATTCTGGCATGTTCGTGTTCTATGACAAATCTACGATCAACCACATGATAAATAAAAGGATTTAGAACAACTAAAACAAATGAAATAAGAACAAATACAACACTGCTAACATCAAGTGCTGGGTATAACGAAGCTATAATCAATACGCTGAAACTGACAATGACACACAGAAGCGAGTAAAACATAATTATAAGATATACTCTTGATATCATTTTGAAGTCAGGCAACACGCGCTCTACAGCTTTAATTAAGTCATCTTCCTCAACATCAAAAGATGCTTCGTGTACTTTGTGCTCACCAATAAATCGCGACCCCGCCTCAGTGAAGCTATTTATTTCATTAAAGTAACGCGTGAGCATAAATCCAATCACTGCATTTACACCAAATGCTAATTGAGCAATTGTTAGAGTATTTGAAAGTTCCATAAAAGTCCTCTTACGCCTAATGCCCAAATCTGTAGTGGTCAAGTCATTTTGTCACCTAACGTTGTGATGCTGCCATCATAGCAGCTCTAATTAGGTGGCCAAATTCAATATGCTCCTACAATGTGACTACCAATTAATTCTCTGTTGGATAGTAGTAATGTCAGGGTCGTATGTATTTCGACCATAACTTCGTATGACTGCATTTACTTTTATCGCTTCGCCAATGACTTCCCTGATTTTTTCAACTGCCTCGTCAGAGGCAATTACAAGCCATCCATTTGAACAAATATCATCCATTTTAGGTGGTTGTCGAGAAATAGAACCATCTTTCCAATAGATGCTTTCAACCATTGTGTCACCCTTTTGGTCGACCCAGCGAAAAAGCCCTTCCTCTGACATTGACCATCCTAAAGAAAAACCTATAGATGGGTTTAATGCTAACCACTCAATACCTCCGTGATCAATGTATGAACCTGTACCATAAATGACCAGTGATGGTTCATAAGTAGTGGTGATTTCCGGGTACTCAATAGCTGACCAATAAATCATGCTTGGGAAGAAAGCATAAGGAGAGGTAACTTCTACACCGTCATTCCATTCAGGATGACAAACTGTAGATATGCGAACTTCCGTTGGCAAATCCCAATCTAACCAGCTCCAGGTCGTAAGTTCCCCTATAATTTGTTTTTCAGTGTTTATACGGTCAACAAAATGTGTAATACCTCGTTCAATATCTCCCAACCATTCATCGTGATTATGAGGTATATCTCGATCTTTTGCTTTCGGTACAACAATACACTCAGGTCTAATAGAGGGCTCAAGACCCAATAATAATTCATCACTACGTTTGAAAATATCTCGCAGAAGATCAACTCCTTGAGGAGGAATTCGCCCTGCATCCAATAACTCGCATACCACATGAGAGAGTGCTAGCTTTGCCACTTTTGGTCTTAAACGATGATAGGTCAGCTTGAGTCCGATCCCTTCCAACCAGTTTCTATATATTTCCTCAGCTTGCTTATTCCATTCATTCTCTGGAATCAAAGTTTTCATAAATTCACAAACTCTGTAGGCTAAATTCTCTAACGACACGTTTGACATATCAGCTACAAGCTTAGCTTCAGTCATCAAAGGCCTAAGCAACTCAATCGGGTCATCAACATCAGGAAGTGTTTCTCCAGGACGGATAGCTGAAAAAGGAATAGCTTCTTTTTTATTATTTATTTCTGGTAACTCCAATTCGTATATCAAAGGTAACTTTGAGCGTTCACGTGGAGGTAGCCAGCCTTCGATTTCTAGCCTACTAGACAAATCCAAGGCAATCATCCTCACACTAAAGTCTTCCGATGCACAGAGTGAAGATATTTCCCGCTCAAATTGAAGAACAAACTCTTTGAAATCCTTTGCTAAGCTACTTAACAAAGACACTACTTTCACCTGCGTTAACCCAATTTTGTCTATTCTACGAGCTACTTGCCTAAGAATTTCTGGCCAATTTGCTTTAATTTTAGCCAAGCCAACGATTGCCTGATGAGCCATAACCCCTAATTCAGGAATAGCCACATCAAACATATCGAATGCAAACTCAATGAGTAAACTAGCATCCTTCTTCTCGCCAATGTCATCTAACAGTGCCGGAGGTTTCTCAGCCCCTTGTTCAAAAGCGTCTAGCAGGTATGCATGTTCTTTGATTTCCTTCCAAATGGGCAGGATATCTTTATCCTCAAAGAGGATATCGACAATTTCTGGTAAGTTCCAAATTAAACTGCTTGGATACCTATATTCACCAATGTAATCATCAACTAAACAAGCGAGCGCTTTAGGGCGCCACTGTTTAGCATCAATTTCAACAAGGGCTCTAAATATCGACTGTCTAGAACCCCCATCCCAATGCAAATCCCAACCTTTAGCATCTGAGTTATCGAATAAACCTTCTAATAAACTGTTCGCTTTATCCACTTCACCATGTGAAGACAATGCGCCAGCAATACAAGAAACAACATTATTATCAGGCTTAACTGGCTTTAAGAGCTTATAGAGTTCCTCTAATTGAGGGACATTCATACCTTTTAAAAAAGGTTGAATTAAGTTCATCCAGCGGAAATATTCAACGGATTTCACATTTCGAAGAAGCTGAAAAAGGTTTTCAGGAGAATTTATTTTCAGTTGAGTCTCTTCTTCTGTAAGTTTTTCCCCTGTATTTAGTATCAGAGAAGGTTCATGAGTAACATGCTTTTTCTGGGGGGTAGAAATCGCCATTGAGGCATAAAAACTATTGTCCAACCCCGCTTCCCTGACGCCAAGCGCTACCCCTTCTAACCACGAGTAACGATTTGAAGGCAATAAGTGTATATTGATAGATGCAATAAGCTTTCCTATCTCATCCGTCACCCCATCATCAGAGGATTGACAGGTCCGATACACTAATTTTTTAGGCAGATCAGAAGGATTGTACTCTTCGAAAGGGATCAGCAGCTTTCTCGTCATCACTGATATTTCTTTCAATGGCGGACTAGAGCCATCAAGCATTCCAGACAGCAACCCTGTTAGGCCCGGAGCATAATCAAGCCCTTTATGATCGAATAACCACCTCAAGAGCTTTAAACCATATCCCGGATTCCAACGTGTAGTCATAGTGATGAGATCAAGTCCTGCTTCCTGCGTACCACGACCATTTCCCGACTGTTCCAAATCTACTAACGCCAAAGAAAATCGACATATTTCACCGTAGGCTAAATCAGGATATTGACTGATCAACTTACCTAACCACGATACCCAATGGGAAAATTGCCTGTCTTTCCTATGATATATTCCAAAAGAACCCTTGAAGATTTTTGGTAACAGGCTAGCCGCTCGATCTGGTTTACCAATCGTTGACCACATGATAGAAAGTTCATAGTACTCAGACATTTTAGAGTGAATGTCGTCAAAATCGGGGATCTCTTTCTCGATTTGATCCAGTACGTCAACTAAACCATCCCTGCTATATCCTTCCTTATACAAAGTGAAAGCAATCTCTCTGCGCCAGCCAGTCGGCCAATACCGTTTATCCCAATCTTTTCTAAACGCATCGGCTAAAGCCAAAATACAATCATGTCCATGCTGAGCGGCAGCCCTTATTGCGAAGTTAAAGTAATCAACAGCGGCTGATTCAAACTCATACCACCCAATCCAATCCCTTGTTTGATCATAAGGCTTTCGTAACAATTCAAATGATGGCTTTATCTCCTGAACAATAAAACTTGGTAGCAGCTTCTCTCCAGCCCAACCCCGTCCCCAAATGCTTGAAAACCTCACTAAAGCACGTTCAAATAAGACGTTTCCTGTATACTTTTTTTCGCTTTCATTTGGAACCACCTTAACAGGATCAACATCTTGTCCCAGGGCTGCTCGTAGTCTGTTAAGACGAATTCTATCTGTGAATGGACTTAGGTTCTTCCATTGGCCATGAACACCATATTTATAAAGTTTTGGCTGTTCAAAATTTTCAAACCATTCTTTAGTTTTTTCTATATTTCCATTGGATCTGTAATCCAGTTCAGTAACCAACAACTTTTCTGAAAAATCCAAGTCATTATTTTCAGACCAATCAATGACAGCCTCGAATGCGGTGTCTATCAAAGCCAATGGATATTGGTTAATGCATATGGTGACACATAAATCTATAAGACTATCAAAGAGCTTCCTTTTTTCTGACAAGAAATAGAAAAGCTCAGTTATTTTTTCTTCGTCTTTTGTTTCATAGATACCATTGACCAGCCGTCTCATTAAGCGAGCATGTAGGTCTTCATCATTTCCACTCCATGATCCCACACCATCAACTTCACACTTCGTTTGGTGTATAGTTGAGACAAGGTCGCTTAGCGGCATGAAATAATGAGCTACGTCAGCCCATCGTTTCAAATCTTCAGCTCCCCCATGATGCGGATCAATAGCGTCTCCACCTGACAAGTAACTTAGCGGCTCAGCAGCTTCAAAGACCCTTTTAGCCTCATTAAAGAATTTGTTCTCAGCTAGAACTTTAGAAAATTTGAGTGCTTCTGAATCACTTACCCTTAGCAGCTCACCATCGAATATGTAGCTAAGCGCTGAACTTACCCCCTCCGATGAAAATAAAAGATCAAGTATATCAACCTCATTAAGGGCGTCTCTTCGCTCTCTAAGCTCACTTTCAATTAAAAGACATCTCACTACGGCAAGCGGATCATTCAACTCCTTAGCTGACAATAGAACAGCGTCAATATCATCTGTTAAACTCGAAGTATTCCGAAGATTAAAGAACTGGTCTCTAAAGTAACTTTGAGTCCCTGTATCAATTACAGCTTGCATCTGCCGAGCATTAAAAAGGTGGTAAACGGCTTCCCATCGCATTGGATCATTATCCTCAGACGATTGAATACAGTGTTTAGCTAATACCTTGTGATATTCAATATTTTTTGAATCATCAAAATTACCAAATAGGTTTCGGCACGTTTTATCTAAAATAAACTGTCGAAAACTGTTATGAAAAAAGCGCCAACTTACATCACTATCCTTCTTGAAATAGTGGGCTGCACTTGAAATAAAAGCGCGAATAGTTGAATGATCAGACCATTTCTCAAGCACGTGAGTATTTATTGGCACCCTCAATCTTGACAATAACGCAAGCAAGTCAACAAGCTTCTGATTACTCTCTATTTGTCGCCAATAAACTGAATAGCTTTGCTCAATATGCCCTTGGTAAAGAGGAAATTCATCAATAGTTTCATCATAACTCCTACCCGATCCGCCAGTAATAAACTGCAGCAAATAAACCAAAGATAGAGGATGCCCTAATGACTTTTCAAAAATTTTCTTCTTATTATCATCTGTTAGGTCGGAACAGCCTGGCCATTCATTTATGGCTGCATAGACATTTGTCCGAGTAAGAGGAGATATAACAATGGTTCGACTGCCATGGCTGATATGCTCCTTTATCGTATCAGAAAGATCGTTCAACTCTAGCGTTTGACTACCTAGAACAAATATCACTCCATCAGGCACGGTGTTCGGGAGAGGCAAATCTGACAACAAACTCTGTAATGGGTTTTGTTCTCGCTGAATATGATCTAACCCATCAACCATTATGATGGTGGTTACGCCATCATTTTTCCATTTGTCATGGGCTTGTTGAAGCTGCTCTCCTAACAATGATAGGTACTCTTCTCTTGAGCCTGGCTGCCCGGAGCTTTCACCACGAAAGCCGTGATTTCTTAGCGATAATGTGATGTCATGAAGAAAAGTAGTCGCTTCACCACGCCCTTGGTAGGTGCTATCGGGTACATATGCGTAATATCTAACTAGTTTATATCCTGCTTTATACTTTAAAGTATGAGTAAGCGTTGTTGACTTTCCTGAGCCAGGGCTTCCAAGCAATGCAACATAGCCTTGCTTGATTTGTGATAAAACATCAGATATAGAACCAACAGTTTCTTCAATTTCTTGATAAGTTCGATCGATAGGAAATTCATGAACAAACTTATGCTTAAACCTATGACTCCACGCCAACCTATCTAACATATCATCTTTGGACAGCTCAATAATTCGACGTTCACCTCCCGCCATTTTCGTCAAAAGGTTATATATCTTTTCAATATCTTTTTGCTTTCTGGCTTGTCCTTGATTAGTTATAGGGATATCTGCTGGTCGCTTATAGTTGAATTCAAGCTCACAGTTGCGAATGAAATTCAAAAATTGGTCATCATTAAATTTTGACCGTTTCTGTAGATCCAACAGTGCCTTTTGCCAGCACGCGGATACGGTATCTAAGCCTGTTTCACACCATCGTCTATCGAACCAGCATTCTTTTAAGAAAGATTGAAAGTGAGCATGTCGAGGAGCCGTGTCGCCTAAAGGGATTTGAGCTTTAGAGCTTGAACTGGGTACTGATTTATGAAGCAAATGAACTTTTACAATTCTATCTTTATTATTTGTACTTAAGTGCTTCCACCCCTCTGAAAGTTGCCTGAAAAGGCTCAGCTTCTCATCTCCCTGCTTTGTCGAACTATCCCTTACAAAATCTGCATAGCTAATTGTTCCAGTGTATTCCGCCCACTTCACCTGATACGCATCAAGCTTACCAGTAGTCGCAATCAGTATATCATCTAAGCTTCC
Proteins encoded in this region:
- a CDS encoding NACHT domain-containing protein; the protein is MSNINSGDGERTAMLGYVPQYEIAAGLIYEALLDGSLERFRVADPDAGSLDDILIATTGKLDAYQVKWAEYTGTISYADFVRDSSTKQGDEKLSLFRQLSEGWKHLSTNNKDRIVKVHLLHKSVPSSSSKAQIPLGDTAPRHAHFQSFLKECWFDRRWCETGLDTVSACWQKALLDLQKRSKFNDDQFLNFIRNCELEFNYKRPADIPITNQGQARKQKDIEKIYNLLTKMAGGERRIIELSKDDMLDRLAWSHRFKHKFVHEFPIDRTYQEIEETVGSISDVLSQIKQGYVALLGSPGSGKSTTLTHTLKYKAGYKLVRYYAYVPDSTYQGRGEATTFLHDITLSLRNHGFRGESSGQPGSREEYLSLLGEQLQQAHDKWKNDGVTTIIMVDGLDHIQREQNPLQSLLSDLPLPNTVPDGVIFVLGSQTLELNDLSDTIKEHISHGSRTIVISPLTRTNVYAAINEWPGCSDLTDDNKKKIFEKSLGHPLSLVYLLQFITGGSGRSYDETIDEFPLYQGHIEQSYSVYWRQIESNQKLVDLLALLSRLRVPINTHVLEKWSDHSTIRAFISSAAHYFKKDSDVSWRFFHNSFRQFILDKTCRNLFGNFDDSKNIEYHKVLAKHCIQSSEDNDPMRWEAVYHLFNARQMQAVIDTGTQSYFRDQFFNLRNTSSLTDDIDAVLLSAKELNDPLAVVRCLLIESELRERRDALNEVDILDLLFSSEGVSSALSYIFDGELLRVSDSEALKFSKVLAENKFFNEAKRVFEAAEPLSYLSGGDAIDPHHGGAEDLKRWADVAHYFMPLSDLVSTIHQTKCEVDGVGSWSGNDEDLHARLMRRLVNGIYETKDEEKITELFYFLSEKRKLFDSLIDLCVTICINQYPLALIDTAFEAVIDWSENNDLDFSEKLLVTELDYRSNGNIEKTKEWFENFEQPKLYKYGVHGQWKNLSPFTDRIRLNRLRAALGQDVDPVKVVPNESEKKYTGNVLFERALVRFSSIWGRGWAGEKLLPSFIVQEIKPSFELLRKPYDQTRDWIGWYEFESAAVDYFNFAIRAAAQHGHDCILALADAFRKDWDKRYWPTGWRREIAFTLYKEGYSRDGLVDVLDQIEKEIPDFDDIHSKMSEYYELSIMWSTIGKPDRAASLLPKIFKGSFGIYHRKDRQFSHWVSWLGKLISQYPDLAYGEICRFSLALVDLEQSGNGRGTQEAGLDLITMTTRWNPGYGLKLLRWLFDHKGLDYAPGLTGLLSGMLDGSSPPLKEISVMTRKLLIPFEEYNPSDLPKKLVYRTCQSSDDGVTDEIGKLIASINIHLLPSNRYSWLEGVALGVREAGLDNSFYASMAISTPQKKHVTHEPSLILNTGEKLTEEETQLKINSPENLFQLLRNVKSVEYFRWMNLIQPFLKGMNVPQLEELYKLLKPVKPDNNVVSCIAGALSSHGEVDKANSLLEGLFDNSDAKGWDLHWDGGSRQSIFRALVEIDAKQWRPKALACLVDDYIGEYRYPSSLIWNLPEIVDILFEDKDILPIWKEIKEHAYLLDAFEQGAEKPPALLDDIGEKKDASLLIEFAFDMFDVAIPELGVMAHQAIVGLAKIKANWPEILRQVARRIDKIGLTQVKVVSLLSSLAKDFKEFVLQFEREISSLCASEDFSVRMIALDLSSRLEIEGWLPPRERSKLPLIYELELPEINNKKEAIPFSAIRPGETLPDVDDPIELLRPLMTEAKLVADMSNVSLENLAYRVCEFMKTLIPENEWNKQAEEIYRNWLEGIGLKLTYHRLRPKVAKLALSHVVCELLDAGRIPPQGVDLLRDIFKRSDELLLGLEPSIRPECIVVPKAKDRDIPHNHDEWLGDIERGITHFVDRINTEKQIIGELTTWSWLDWDLPTEVRISTVCHPEWNDGVEVTSPYAFFPSMIYWSAIEYPEITTTYEPSLVIYGTGSYIDHGGIEWLALNPSIGFSLGWSMSEEGLFRWVDQKGDTMVESIYWKDGSISRQPPKMDDICSNGWLVIASDEAVEKIREVIGEAIKVNAVIRSYGRNTYDPDITTIQQRINW
- a CDS encoding tyrosine-type recombinase/integrase; protein product: MRKLSSGKCSGSKRPFKLEEIWRIRTRLEIENNLMQLALLNLAIDSKLRASDLLRLHVYDVSSQGVIYERVQCIQQKTGTDVHYEITPRTQQSISRWIFSASLEASSFLFPSGRHKEQPISYSYYRSIIRNCAVKLGLNADYYGTHSMRRTKATLIYARTKNIRAVQLLLGHSKLDNTIRYLGVELEDALRLSEKTDC